The segment CCCGGACCCGATGGTGGAGATCCTCAACCGGGACCACCACATCGCGGAGCTCTCCGCGAACGCCAAGCTGCGCATGGAGATGACCGTCCGGATGGGGAAGGGCTACGTCTCGGCCGAGCGGAACCTCGAGGAGAACGCCCCGATCGGGACGATTCCCATCGACGCCATCTTCTCGCCGATCCGGAAGGTCAATTTCTCCGTGACCAACGCGCGGGTTGGGCAGCAGACCGACTACGACCGTCTGACGCTCGAGATCTGGACCGACGGCTCCCTCCTTCCCGCCGACGCGGTCGCCTACGCGGCGAAGATCATGAAGGACCAGTTGACCGTCTTCATCAATTTCGACGACGAGGCGGAGATCCCCGACGAGCCGGTGCGGCTCGAGGAAGGGGGGGCGAACGAGAATCTCTACAAGCCGGTGGAAGAGCTGGAGCTCTCGGTTCGCGCCTATAATTGCCTGAAGAACGCCGACATAAAGTTTATCGGGGAGCTCGTCCAGAAAAGCGAACAGGAAATGCTCAAGACCAAGAACTTCGGGAAGAAGAGCCTCAACGAGATCAAGGATGTCCTGGTCGGGATGGGGTTCTCCCTCGGAATGAAGATCGATGAGTTCACCCCGGA is part of the Deltaproteobacteria bacterium genome and harbors:
- a CDS encoding DNA-directed RNA polymerase subunit alpha, which translates into the protein PDPMVEILNRDHHIAELSANAKLRMEMTVRMGKGYVSAERNLEENAPIGTIPIDAIFSPIRKVNFSVTNARVGQQTDYDRLTLEIWTDGSLLPADAVAYAAKIMKDQLTVFINFDDEAEIPDEPVRLEEGGANENLYKPVEELELSVRAYNCLKNADIKFIGELVQKSEQEMLKTKNFGKKSLNEIKDVLVGMGFSLGMKIDEFTPEKFSPPRKED